One region of Clavibacter michiganensis subsp. tessellarius genomic DNA includes:
- a CDS encoding DNA repair helicase XPB, whose protein sequence is MSDGPLIVQSDRTVLLEVAHADAEDARHDLAVFAELERAPEHIHTYRITRLGLWNARAAGHTAEDMLATLERYSRFPVPQSVTVDVTDTVGRYGRLVIGRDADGGLQVSSTESAVLSEIASARRIAPLLTERVDAMTYRVQDWARGQLKQELVKIGWPAEDQAGYTPGTPHDMALVEDGWTLRGYQTDAVDHFLDGGSGVVVLPCGAGKTLVGAAAMARAKTTTLILVTNTVSARQWRTELLKRTTLTEDEIGEYSGQSREVKPVTIATYQILTAKRKGEYAHLALLDALDWGLVVYDEVHLLPAPVFKLTADLQARRRLGLTATLVREDGREGDVFSLIGPKRFDAPWKEIEAQGFISPAECFEVRIDLPDDARLAYAAAADDERYRLAATAPAKLDVTRALVERHRGESILVIGQYLDQIDELSEALGAPKLTGATPVAERERLYQAFRDGTEKVLVVSKVANFSVDLPDATVAIQVSGSFGSRQEEAQRLGRLLRPEASGLSASFYTLVSRDTVDQDFAQNRQRFLAEQGYGYTILDAAGIAA, encoded by the coding sequence GTGTCCGACGGCCCCCTGATCGTCCAGAGCGACCGCACCGTCCTCCTCGAGGTCGCCCACGCGGACGCCGAGGACGCGCGCCACGACCTCGCCGTCTTCGCCGAGCTGGAGCGGGCGCCGGAGCACATCCACACGTACCGGATCACGCGGCTCGGCCTCTGGAACGCCCGCGCCGCCGGCCACACCGCGGAGGACATGCTCGCCACGCTCGAGCGCTACTCCCGCTTCCCCGTCCCACAGTCCGTCACGGTCGACGTGACCGACACCGTGGGGCGCTACGGCCGCCTCGTCATCGGCCGCGACGCCGACGGCGGCCTGCAGGTGTCGAGCACGGAGAGCGCGGTGCTGTCCGAGATCGCGAGCGCCCGCCGCATCGCCCCGCTGCTCACCGAGCGCGTCGACGCGATGACGTACCGCGTGCAGGACTGGGCGCGCGGCCAGCTCAAGCAGGAGCTCGTGAAGATCGGCTGGCCCGCCGAGGACCAGGCGGGCTACACGCCGGGGACGCCCCACGACATGGCGCTGGTCGAGGACGGCTGGACCCTGCGCGGCTACCAGACGGACGCGGTCGACCACTTCCTCGACGGCGGATCCGGCGTGGTCGTCCTCCCCTGCGGCGCCGGCAAGACGCTCGTGGGCGCGGCGGCGATGGCGCGGGCCAAGACGACGACCCTGATCCTCGTCACGAACACCGTCTCCGCCCGCCAGTGGCGCACCGAGCTCCTGAAGCGCACGACGCTCACCGAGGACGAGATCGGCGAGTACTCGGGCCAGTCGCGCGAGGTCAAGCCGGTCACCATCGCGACGTACCAGATCCTCACCGCCAAGAGGAAGGGCGAGTACGCGCACCTGGCGCTCCTCGACGCGCTCGACTGGGGGCTCGTCGTCTACGACGAGGTGCACCTCCTGCCGGCGCCCGTCTTCAAGCTCACCGCCGACCTGCAGGCCCGCCGCCGCCTCGGGCTCACGGCCACGCTCGTCCGCGAGGACGGCCGCGAGGGCGACGTGTTCAGCCTCATCGGCCCGAAGCGGTTCGACGCCCCGTGGAAGGAGATCGAGGCGCAGGGCTTCATCTCCCCCGCGGAGTGCTTCGAGGTGCGCATCGACCTGCCCGACGACGCCCGGCTCGCGTACGCCGCGGCCGCGGACGACGAGCGCTACCGCCTCGCCGCGACCGCGCCGGCGAAGCTCGACGTGACGCGCGCGCTGGTCGAGCGGCACCGCGGCGAGAGCATCCTCGTCATCGGGCAGTACCTCGACCAGATCGACGAGCTCTCCGAGGCCCTCGGCGCGCCGAAGCTCACGGGCGCGACCCCCGTCGCCGAGCGCGAGCGGCTCTACCAGGCCTTCCGCGACGGCACCGAGAAGGTGCTCGTCGTGAGCAAGGTCGCGAACTTCTCGGTCGACCTCCCCGACGCGACGGTCGCGATCCAGGTGTCCGGCTCCTTCGGCTCGCGGCAGGAGGAGGCGCAGCGCCTCGGCCGCCTGCTGCGCCCCGAGGCGTCCGGCCTGTCCGCCAGCTTCTACACGCTGGTGTCCCGGGACACGGTCGACCAGGACTTCGCGCAGAACCGGCAGCGCTTCCTGGCCGAGCAGGGCTACGGCTACACGATCCTCGACGCGGCCGGCATCGCCGCCTGA
- a CDS encoding response regulator transcription factor, whose translation MSDGPKILIVDDEPNIRDLLTTSLRFAGFAVRAVGNGAQAISAVLEEEPDLIILDVMLPDMNGFGVTKRLRAAGYTAPILFLTAKDDTEDKITGLTVGGDDYVTKPFSLDEIVARIKAILRRTMHADEDAIIRAGELTMDQDTHEVLVGEEPIELSPTEFKLLRYLMLNPNRVLSKAQILDHVWEYDFNGDAGIVESYISYLRRKLDQHSSEPVIQTKRGFGYMLKAAKS comes from the coding sequence ATGAGCGATGGCCCGAAGATCCTTATCGTCGATGACGAGCCCAACATCCGCGACCTGCTGACCACGAGCCTCCGGTTCGCCGGGTTCGCGGTCCGCGCCGTCGGCAACGGCGCCCAGGCCATCTCGGCCGTCCTCGAGGAGGAGCCCGACCTGATCATCCTCGACGTGATGCTGCCGGACATGAACGGCTTCGGCGTCACCAAGCGCCTCCGCGCCGCCGGCTACACCGCGCCGATCCTCTTCCTCACGGCGAAGGACGACACCGAGGACAAGATCACGGGCCTCACGGTCGGCGGCGACGACTACGTCACCAAGCCGTTCAGCCTCGACGAGATCGTGGCCCGCATCAAGGCCATCCTTCGCCGCACCATGCACGCGGACGAGGACGCCATCATCCGCGCGGGCGAGCTCACCATGGACCAGGACACCCACGAGGTCCTCGTCGGCGAGGAGCCCATCGAGCTGAGCCCCACCGAGTTCAAGCTGCTCCGCTACCTCATGCTCAACCCGAACCGCGTGCTCTCGAAGGCGCAGATCCTCGACCACGTGTGGGAGTACGACTTCAACGGCGACGCCGGCATCGTCGAGTCCTACATCTCCTACCTGCGCCGCAAGCTCGACCAGCACTCCTCGGAGCCGGTCATCCAGACCAAGCGCGGCTTCGGCTACATGCTGAAGGCCGCCAAGTCCTGA